ATTCCTGGTGGTTGGATAGTGGTGCAACTGTTCATGTAACCAATGACTTGCAGGATCTAGTAAGCAGACGAAAGCCAAAAGAGGATGAAGCCAGTGTTGTTATGGGCAATGGACTCAAAGCAAAAGTAGAGTTTATAGGGACATctattttactttttaaaaataattctaGTATTTGTTTAGAAAATACTATTTTTGTACCGTCTATGTGACGGAAAATAGTTTTGGTTTCCCTTTTGGACAAAGTTGGTTATTCATTTCAACAAAGTAATTGTATTATTAAAATTTCCTATGATTCACATGGTGTTGCTGATGCCTTTTTAAGTGATGGTCTATATCGCTTGAATGTATTGAATGAAACTTTTTCTGCAATACATGTTGAAAATATTGTCCACAAAAGGTCTGCTATGAGTAAAATGTCTTACCTATTATGGCATAGGCGTCTTGGTCATATTTCTAAAGAAAGAATTGAATGattggtaaaggaaaatattttacctGTTCTTGATCCAAAAGATTTCGAAACTTGTGTGGATTGTGTTAAGGGTAAAATGACCAAGGTTAAGAGAAAGGGTTCCACTAGGAGCTCTGAACTCTTAGAAATAATTCATACTGATATTAATGGAACTTATGTACCTACTTTGATAAATcataagtattttattacttttattgatgatttttcaAGGTACtgttatatatatcttttaaaagaaaaatctgaaGCACTTGCTAAGTTTAAAATTTACAAGACTGAAGTTGAAAAACAGTTTGGGAAGTCCATTAAGATAGTGAGGTCTGATCGTGGTGGTGAGTACTATGGAATATATGATGATTCTGGTCAATGTATGGGGCCTTTTGCTTTAATTTTGCAAGAATGTGGGATAGTAGCACAATATACCATGCCAGGTACTCCTGAGCAGAATGGTGTGGCTGAAAGACGAAATCATACTCTCATAGAAATGGTGAGAAGTATGATGTCAAGGACTAGCCTACCTGAGTCTCTTTGTGGTAAAACCTTAAAAATAGCTAGCTATATCCTGACTAGAGTTCCTACAAAATCTGTCTTGAAAACTCCCTTTGAACTATGGACAACCCAAAAACCTAGCTTGAATCATTTTCACATTTGGGGATGTCCAGCTGAAGTTCCTATTTATTCACCCACAGAAAAGAAAACTGATCCTAAAACTACCAGTTGTTTATTTATAGGCTATCCTGATCACTCTAAAGGTTTTAGGTTTTTCTATCCTGGGCGTGGCACTAGAATCGTTGAGTCTATTAATTCAAAATTTCTTGAGCATGATGTTTGTGATTGTGATTGTTCATGTGGTAAGGAAATTATATTGAAAGAGAATGAAGTCATTGTCCTTGTTGTACATGAAAAGGTGATAAACCAACCTATTTATGAGGGGGAGAATCAAGGGAACAACGATTCAGATCCCATAGTTCCTGAGCAAAATGTTTACCATGAACCACTCCGCAGGTCACAAAAATAAAGAAGGTCTGCCATCTCTGATGATTTTATCGTGTATATGACTAAAAATCTTAGTGATACTGGAGAGCTGACCGATCCTTTATCATATGATCAAGCTATTTCCTCTCCATTTGTTGATAAATGGCGTGAGGCAATGAAAGATGAAATGCTCTCCATGGAACACAATAGAGTGTGGGAGTTAGTTGATTTGCATGTAGGTTTTAGGCCTATTGGTTGCAAATGGGTGTTTAAAACTAAAAAAGACTCCAAGGGAAACATAGACCGTTATAAAGCAAGGTTGGTTGATAAGGGTTACACTCAGGAAAAAGGTATTGATTATAAAGAAACATTTTCTCTTGTTTCATCCAAGGATGCTTTTAGAGTTGTGATGGCTCTTGTGGCCCATTTTGATCTAGAGTTGCACCAGATGGATGTTAAAACTGCTTTCCTGAATGGGAGTTTGCTTGAAGAAGTTTACATGGTTCAACCTGAAGGGTTTAAAGAAGCTGGTAAAGAACATCTAGTGTGCAAGCTTAACAAATCCATATATGGGCTTAAACAAGCCTCCAGGCAGTGGTACTTGAAATTTGATGAAATTATTACAAAATTTGGATTTGTGGAAAATAAGCTTGATGAATGTGTTTATCTCAAAATAGCTAATGGTAGTTTCATTATTATGGTtcttatgttgatgatattctgcTTGCCACAAATGATTTGGGCTTGATGAATAAGACCAAACAATACTTGTCTAGGTCTTTTGATATGAATGATCTTGGTGAAGCCTCTTTTGTTCTTGGGATAGAAATTAAAAGAGATAAGTCACGTGATTTATTAGGTTTATCATAGCGTTCCTACATTGAGAGTGTTCTTAAAACTTCCAATATGCAAGACTGTAGACCTGGTGTTGCACCTGTTGTAAAAGGGGATAAACTTAGTAAAGATCAATGTTcgaaaaatgaagttgaaatgaGAACCATGAAAGATGTGCCATATGCAAGTGTTGTTGGTTATTTGATGTACATACAAGTCTGTACAAGGCTTGATATTGCTTTTGTTGTTAACAtgttgggaagattttcttctaaTCCTAGGTGGGCACATTGGGTGGCtgcaaagaaagtgatgagatatcTACAGCGCACTAAAGACTTCATGCTTGTGTACAAAAAGGTTGATGATCTGGATCTTCTAGTATATTCAGATTCTGATTTTGCAGGTTATCAAGACACTATGAAATCAACTtctttgtatatttttatattgGGTAGAGGTGTTATTTCTTGGAAAAGTGAGAAACAAAGCATCACTGCTACATCTACAATGGAATCTGAGTTTATTGCTTGTTTTGAGACTGCTTCACATGCTGTTTGGATGAAGAATTTTCTTACTAAATTACAAATTGTGGATTTTATATCTAAACCGGTGACTATTTTTTGTGACAACAGTGCATCTGTGTTCTTCTCTaaaaacaacaaaagaataaGAGGCTCTAAGCATGTTAGCCTTAAGTTTCTTAAGGTTAGAGACATGGTAAAAGAAGGTGATATATGTATTAAGCATATTAGCACAGAATCTATGTTGGTTGATCCTTTGACTAAAGGTCTCAGGCCTGTAGTGTTTAATGAACATGCTAAAAATATGGGCATTTTAGAGTCTTTTGATGTGCTTTAGTCAGTGGGAGTTACTTTGTAATTGCTGACTGAGATATTgctttttttataaattataattttatgCAAGCTTGTGTTATTTTATATTTGTTATGCTTATTGACTAacatgataatttatttattttttatttataattgGATATTTTATAAACTCGTGATATCTTTGAGTTTTGCTGCTTGTTGCCTTGATTATCCCGGGTAAAGCACAAGGGAAACCTCCTAAGGTGATATGATTTTAATGTCATTTAATTTGGAGGCTCCTGATGTgatatggttattatatcacttGGAGGATTATTTCTTTCTAAGAGGTGTGAATCTATTCACCTTGATTAGAAAGTTAATATGCTTAGCACACATGTTTGATCCATGTTGATAGAAATTCTAGCATATGTAGTCGTAGATAGAATTCATACCTTAAAATGGTGTGATGCCTGCTACAATTCATTGTTAGTATTCTCTATTGAAACTGGATGGATTGTTATATGGGTCATTCTATATTTGGCTATGTGAGTAGTGTGGCCACTGTAGAGTCTATAATCTTTTTTCAAAATGATTTTCTTAAAACTCaaaagttttaaattttttttcttgtCCTCAATTAACGTTTGCGTCGAAATGGGAGAATGTTGGAATTTGGACTTACGTtaattggttatagcctgaaaggATAGTGACGTGACCCAAGTGGTGGATAAATAAAAGGCCTAATATTAAATATTGTGTGTGTGGATAAGTGAGACCCAATAACTATTGGCCTGTGATGGGTAGGCACTCTTTATAAATAGAGACCAACCCCCTTTCCCTAGCTATTAGAAAACCCTAGCGTATTCTGCCTCTTGAATACGTGGTAAAGGTAGACGTCCCATCGGTCAAGTTCTCCGGGCTGTGAGAGCATTTAACTAGTGGATCGGGTTGTCGCTGTTGAATCGATGGAGTTGAACGGTACGTTTTCTTAATCTCTAACTCAAGATTATGATTTTATATATGTATGATTGTGTCTTGATCTCTGCTATGGCCGCAATTTAATAATCTTACATTACGTTCTTTGTACatcatgcaaaaaaaaaaaaagagtgacctTAGCATACCTTTGTCGTTTAGTTAATGGGTCAATGTATATCCTCCTGAACACTTCAATCTTATACAGCAACTTCAACTCGAAGTCCAAGCTTCTATGAGCTCACAACAATCATTAATGCAGCAACTCAATCTTGTTAATTTATATTGGTAGTTACTAACTGCCCATTTTTGTTGGTTCTTTTCTTCCCATTGTGGATAGGCTTTTCCAGAGATGAAGTCATGGGCCACACTGATGCAAGCATACAGTTCGGGATGACTTTCTCTTATTTGCATCCTTGATGAATAGAGGAAGGATAAAGAAATATATTTACTCTTATTTGTTCAATTTTGCGCTTTGTATTTCCTTGATTATTGGCATGAGATTTAATACTCTGAAATATTAATAGCTGGGGGCTTAGGAGAAGAACATATGAAGATAACACATGGTCTAAATccaaatttttttattattctcttGATAAGAATGCATCCAAAATGAACAGCCATGTAATCCACCTACGCATGTAAAATTACATGTTGGCTCCTGTCCTTGCACGTTATTTAGATAAAAAATGTTATTTCTCTAAGCTAAGTCTCTTGCGGCTACATATTTTCTTTCAGAAAAGACGGGACCTCATTTTGGCTTCACATATCACCTCTACATAATATCCcaaagtgtgatgacccaaaaggctCATCTCGTATTTTAGAATCCAATTCGGGGTTCCGAGGCCTTCAAGATCTTATTTTCcttctcctcgatttgcatgcatagTCTGGGCGCGCTTCCggaagcctatatgtgaaaaattgagaaaatgctaaattttgccttgaaaattgaattaagttgacttcggtcaaaattttgggtaaacggacccggacccatgatttgacggtcccgaaaggtccgtagaaaaatatgggacttggacgtatgcccggaattgaattccgaggtccctagcccgagaaattaatttttgaagaaaattgtttaactgaaaaatataagAAGTTTGGAAATCGAATAATGCTtgaattgtttaactgaaaaatataagAAGTTTCAAAGGCATTGCAACAAGCTTGGTCCCAGTTGAAAGGAACGCCTTTATGTATGAGGCAACTGAATGGTTAGCacctcccagctaggtttgaGATAAATCTcctaaggtatgctagctttccttgaAAACTTTTCAATTCATGAATATCCTTAGGCTtaggcattttcaaaatggcatccactttatcttgatcaatttcgatccctcgatgccggataatgaaaccaaggaactttccaaaAGTAAATCCAAAGGTAGATttttcaatggattcatcctaagttgatacctctggagcaac
This sequence is a window from Nicotiana sylvestris chromosome 3, ASM39365v2, whole genome shotgun sequence. Protein-coding genes within it:
- the LOC138887605 gene encoding uncharacterized protein translates to MTTQLNSIETLTSSNYKKWKQDVEIVLGLMDLDFALTEQKPTEPITTSIADEKAKYDKWMKANKLSLMIIKRSISNHIKGAIKDNGNVKDFLSAIKQKLLEFDKVEIGITITDNFLVHQSLRSLPKQFNQLKTTYDAQKKKWSVDELITVCVVEEGRIQKEKVKDVVNFVSSSRSAAYPSYKRKGQSHNLLGPQDVIKKEIKCWDCKQVGHKKASCPLKKKSGNLLTFVCFETSLVHVPLNSWWLDSGATVHVTNDLQDLVSRRKPKEDEASVVMGNGLKAKENILPVLDPKDFETCVDCVKGKMTKVKRKGSTRSSELLEIIHTDINGTYVPTLINHKYFITFIDDFSRYCYIYLLKEKSEALAKFKIYKTEVEKQFGKSIKIVRSDRGGEYYGIYDDSGQCMGPFALILQECGIVAQYTMPGTPEQNGVAERRNHTLIEMVRSMMSRTSLPESLCGKTLKIASYILTRVPTKSVLKTPFELWTTQKPSLNHFHIWGCPAEVPIYSPTEKKTDPKTTSCLFIGYPDHSKGFRFFYPGRGTRIVESINSKFLEHDVCDCDCSCGKEIILKENEVIVLVVHEKVINQPIYEGENQGNNDSDPIVPEQNVYHEPLRRSQK
- the LOC138887606 gene encoding secreted RxLR effector protein 161-like, which gives rise to MQDCRPGVAPVVKGDKLSKDQCSKNEVEMRTMKDVPYASVVGYLMYIQVCTRLDIAFVVNMLGRFSSNPRWAHWVAAKKVMRYLQRTKDFMLVYKKVDDLDLLVYSDSDFAGYQDTMKSTSLYIFILGRGVISWKSEKQSITATSTMESEFIACFETASHAVWMKNFLTKLQIVDFISKPVTIFCDNSASVFFSKNNKRIRGSKHVSLKFLKVRDMVKEGDICIKHISTESMLVDPLTKGLRPVVFNEHAKNMGILESFDVL